In Daphnia magna isolate NIES unplaced genomic scaffold, ASM2063170v1.1 Dm_contigs139, whole genome shotgun sequence, a single genomic region encodes these proteins:
- the LOC116931939 gene encoding stress-activated protein kinase JNK isoform X2, with protein sequence MASRLANQFYTVEVGDTKFTILRRYQSLKAIGSGAQGIVCAAWDTVTGQNIAIKKLSRPFQNVTHAKRAYREFKLMKMVNHKNIIGLLNAFTPQKSISEFSDVYLVMELMDANLCQVIQMDLDHERMSYLLYQMLCGIKHLHLAGIIHRDLKPSNIVVKSDCTLKILDFGLARTAGTNFMMTPYVVTRYYRAPEVILGMGYKENVDLWSVGCIMGEMIRGYVLFPGTDHIDQWNKIIEQLGTPSVEFMKRLQPTVRSYVENRPKYPGYAFEKLFPDGLFPAESSEHSRLKASQARDLLCKMLVVDPEKRISVDEALLHPYISVWYEDGEVNAPAPGPYDHSVDDREHTVDQWKELIYKEVMEYEAAHSTPTYAPNIRQVTHTDETDGSSERDRNSGTAAKR encoded by the exons ATGGCGTCCCGATTAGCCAATCAGTTCTATACGGTCGAGGTTGGTGATACCAAGTTCACAATCCTACGGAGATATCAGAGTCTAAAAGCCATCGGATCTGGAGCCCAGGGAATCGTTTG TGCCGCTTGGGACACAGTTACAGGACAGAACATTGCCATCAAGAAACTGAGTAGACCATTTCAAAATGTCACTCATGCTAAACGAGCCTATCGCGAATTCAAACTCATGAAAATGGTTAATCACAAAAAT ATCATAGGTTTGCTCAATGCCTTTACACCGCAAAAGTCTATTAGTGAATTTTCCGATGTTTATCTGGTTATGGAGTTGATGGATGCCAATCTTTGCCAg GTTATACAAATGGATTTGGATCATGAGAGAATGTCATACCTGCTTTATCAGATGCTTTGTGGCATTAAACATCTCCATCTAGCTGGAATAATTCACCGA GATTTAAAACCCAGCAATATTGTAGTAAAGTCGGACTGCACGTTAAAAATTCTAGACTTTGGACTAGCCAGAACAGCAGGAACCAATTTTATGATGACCCCCTATGTCGTCACACGATATTATCGCGCACCAGAA GTGATTCTCGGTATGGGttacaaagaaaatgttgatttGTGGTCTGTTGGCTGCATCATGGGTGAAATGATCCGTGGCTATGTTCTTTTTCCTGGCACTGATCATATTGACCAATGGAACAAGATCAtcg AACAACTGGGAACTCCTAGTGTTGAATTCATGAAACGCTTACAGCCTACTGTCCGCAGCTACGTCGAAAACAGGCCAAAATATCCAGGCTACGCCTTCGAAAAGCTTTTCCCTGACGGACTTTTCCCTGCAGAATCATCGGAACATAGTAGATTAAAAG CTAGCCAAGCTCGTGATCTCCTGTGTAAGATGCTGGTGGTCGACCCCGAGAAACGCATTTCGGTCGATGAGGCCTTATTGCATCCATACATTAGCGTCTGGTACGAGGATGGCGAAGTCAACGCA CCTGCTCCTGGTCCCTACGATCACTCGGTGGATGATCGTGAGCACACTGTTGATCAGTGGAAAGAGCTGATCTACAAGGAAGTCATGGAGTACGAAGCCGCCCATTCCACCCCAACTTATGCACCTAATATTCGTCAG GTTACTCATACGGATGAAACTGATGGCAGTTCAGAGCGGGATCGCAATTCTGGAACAGCAGCCAAACGGTAG
- the LOC116931939 gene encoding stress-activated protein kinase JNK isoform X1: MASRLANQFYTVEVGDTKFTILRRYQSLKAIGSGAQGIVCAAWDTVTGQNIAIKKLSRPFQNVTHAKRAYREFKLMKMVNHKNVCCILFSVWSIILYRIFVSFFYLHQQIIGLLNAFTPQKSISEFSDVYLVMELMDANLCQVIQMDLDHERMSYLLYQMLCGIKHLHLAGIIHRDLKPSNIVVKSDCTLKILDFGLARTAGTNFMMTPYVVTRYYRAPEVILGMGYKENVDLWSVGCIMGEMIRGYVLFPGTDHIDQWNKIIEQLGTPSVEFMKRLQPTVRSYVENRPKYPGYAFEKLFPDGLFPAESSEHSRLKASQARDLLCKMLVVDPEKRISVDEALLHPYISVWYEDGEVNAPAPGPYDHSVDDREHTVDQWKELIYKEVMEYEAAHSTPTYAPNIRQVTHTDETDGSSERDRNSGTAAKR, from the exons ATGGCGTCCCGATTAGCCAATCAGTTCTATACGGTCGAGGTTGGTGATACCAAGTTCACAATCCTACGGAGATATCAGAGTCTAAAAGCCATCGGATCTGGAGCCCAGGGAATCGTTTG TGCCGCTTGGGACACAGTTACAGGACAGAACATTGCCATCAAGAAACTGAGTAGACCATTTCAAAATGTCACTCATGCTAAACGAGCCTATCGCGAATTCAAACTCATGAAAATGGTTAATCACAAAAATGTATGCTGTATTTTATTCTCAGTGTGGTCGATTATTTTGTATCGTatattcgtttcttttttttacctgcATCAACAGATCATAGGTTTGCTCAATGCCTTTACACCGCAAAAGTCTATTAGTGAATTTTCCGATGTTTATCTGGTTATGGAGTTGATGGATGCCAATCTTTGCCAg GTTATACAAATGGATTTGGATCATGAGAGAATGTCATACCTGCTTTATCAGATGCTTTGTGGCATTAAACATCTCCATCTAGCTGGAATAATTCACCGA GATTTAAAACCCAGCAATATTGTAGTAAAGTCGGACTGCACGTTAAAAATTCTAGACTTTGGACTAGCCAGAACAGCAGGAACCAATTTTATGATGACCCCCTATGTCGTCACACGATATTATCGCGCACCAGAA GTGATTCTCGGTATGGGttacaaagaaaatgttgatttGTGGTCTGTTGGCTGCATCATGGGTGAAATGATCCGTGGCTATGTTCTTTTTCCTGGCACTGATCATATTGACCAATGGAACAAGATCAtcg AACAACTGGGAACTCCTAGTGTTGAATTCATGAAACGCTTACAGCCTACTGTCCGCAGCTACGTCGAAAACAGGCCAAAATATCCAGGCTACGCCTTCGAAAAGCTTTTCCCTGACGGACTTTTCCCTGCAGAATCATCGGAACATAGTAGATTAAAAG CTAGCCAAGCTCGTGATCTCCTGTGTAAGATGCTGGTGGTCGACCCCGAGAAACGCATTTCGGTCGATGAGGCCTTATTGCATCCATACATTAGCGTCTGGTACGAGGATGGCGAAGTCAACGCA CCTGCTCCTGGTCCCTACGATCACTCGGTGGATGATCGTGAGCACACTGTTGATCAGTGGAAAGAGCTGATCTACAAGGAAGTCATGGAGTACGAAGCCGCCCATTCCACCCCAACTTATGCACCTAATATTCGTCAG GTTACTCATACGGATGAAACTGATGGCAGTTCAGAGCGGGATCGCAATTCTGGAACAGCAGCCAAACGGTAG